A stretch of Gemmatimonas aurantiaca T-27 DNA encodes these proteins:
- a CDS encoding YbaB/EbfC family nucleoid-associated protein: MDLFKMLGQFKDMQGRMQTMQEEMSQRTFSALAGGGLVTADVDGKMQLKRIKLDASVVNPGDIEMLEDLIVVAVAEAQKKAADAMQMELQKVTGGIDLPFKLPF, from the coding sequence ATGGATCTTTTCAAGATGCTGGGCCAGTTCAAGGACATGCAGGGACGCATGCAGACCATGCAGGAAGAGATGTCGCAGCGCACCTTCAGTGCGCTGGCCGGCGGTGGCTTGGTCACGGCTGACGTCGATGGCAAGATGCAGCTCAAGCGCATCAAGCTCGATGCCTCGGTGGTGAACCCGGGTGATATCGAGATGCTCGAGGATCTCATCGTGGTGGCGGTGGCCGAAGCTCAGAAGAAGGCCGCCGATGCCATGCAGATGGAGCTGCAGAAAGTGACCGGGGGAATCGACCTCCCCTTCAAGCTGCCGTTCTGA
- the recR gene encoding recombination mediator RecR: MSVIDELTNELARLPGIGRKTALRLTYHLLRQPASQCRNLADALVALTERVRSCERCHNLTESTLCHLCADPRRDAATLCVVEQASDIASIERAGEFRGLYHVLGGRLSPLDGVGPDDLHVADLLARLEAEGVREVILATNPSLEGEATALYVQRQLAGSASSHAIRVTRIARGLPVGGDLEYADGVTIAQAIAARREM; this comes from the coding sequence ATGTCGGTCATCGACGAACTCACGAACGAACTGGCGCGTCTGCCGGGCATTGGTCGGAAGACCGCCCTACGGCTGACGTATCATTTGCTGCGGCAGCCGGCGTCCCAATGCCGGAATCTGGCGGACGCATTGGTGGCACTCACCGAGCGTGTGCGTAGCTGTGAGCGGTGCCACAACCTCACCGAGTCCACCCTGTGCCATCTGTGCGCCGATCCGCGCCGGGATGCGGCCACGCTCTGTGTGGTGGAACAGGCCAGTGACATTGCGTCCATCGAGCGGGCCGGGGAATTCCGGGGTCTGTACCACGTGCTGGGCGGGCGCCTGTCGCCATTGGATGGCGTAGGCCCGGACGACCTGCATGTGGCGGACCTGCTGGCTCGCCTCGAGGCCGAGGGGGTACGGGAAGTGATCCTGGCCACCAACCCCTCGCTGGAAGGGGAGGCCACGGCGCTCTATGTGCAGCGTCAACTGGCAGGCTCTGCGTCGAGCCATGCGATCCGGGTGACCCGGATCGCCCGCGGGTTGCCCGTGGGCGGAGACCTTGAATATGCCGATGGTGTGACGATCGCCCAGGCGATCGCGGCCCGGCGGGAGATGTGA